The Salvelinus namaycush isolate Seneca chromosome 1, SaNama_1.0, whole genome shotgun sequence genome has a window encoding:
- the LOC120056272 gene encoding ammonium transporter Rh type C: MGNCIQGCKDYFSRQKNTNIRLTLPVVCFVWQIAMIILFGVFIRYDEESDTHWVETKAHENITSDIENDFYFRYPSFQDVHVMIFVGFGFLMTFLKRYSFGAVGFNFLIASFGLQWALLMQGWFHSLDPQTGKIFIGVESLINADFCVAGCLIAYGAVLGKVSPVQLLVMTLFGVTLFAVEEYIILNLLHARDAGGSMVIHTFGGYYGLAISRVLYRPNLHQSKRMQGSVYHSDTFAMIGTLFLWMFWPSFNSAITDHGDGQHRAVINTYLCLASTVLTTVAISSLSQKTGKLDMVHIQNSTLAGGVALGTAAEFMISPYGALIVGFLCGIISTMGYIFISPFLEKTLKIQDTCGVHNLHAMPGVIGGIVGAITAAAASESVYGKQGLINTFDFTGDFKDRTVLTQGGYQAAGMCVSIVFGVVGGAIVGSILKLPIWGDPADENCFDDEVYWELPDEEEEHQESIPPILEYNNHMIHKQQELSESNFSVEHCES; this comes from the exons ATggggaattgcatccagggatgCAAAGACTACTTCTCTCGGCAAAAGAACACCAACATCCGTCTTACACTGCCGGTAGTCTGCTTCGTTTGGCAGATCGCCATGATCATCCTCTTCGGAGTCTTCATCCGCTACGACGAGGAGTCGGACACACACTGGGTAGAGACCAAGGCCCATGAGAACATCACCAGTGACATAGAGAATGACTTCTACTTCAGATACCCCA gCTTCCAGGATGTCCATGTGATGATCTTTGTGGGTTTCGGGTTCCTCATGACTTTCTTGAAGAGGTACAGCTTCGGCGCAGTCGGCTTCAACTTCCTCATTGCCTCCTTCGGCCTGCAGTGGGCTCTGCTCATGCAAGGCTGGTTCCACTCTCTAGATCCCCAGACAGGAAAGATCTTCATCGGTGTTGAAAG TCTGATCAATGCTGACTTCTGTGTGGCGGGCTGTCTCATAGCCTACGGGGCAGTGCTGGGCAAAGTCAGCCCGGTCCAGCTGTTGGTTATGACCCTGTTTGGTGTCACTCTGTTCGCTGTGGAAGAGTACATCATTCTGAACTTACTTCAT GCTAGGGATGCCGGTGGCTCCATGGTTATTCACACCTTTGGAGGTTATTATGGTCTGGCCATCTCCCGGGTCCTTTACCGACCTAATTTACACCAGAGCAAGCGTATGCAGGGCTCTGTGTACCACTCCGATACCTTCGCCATGATCG gCACACTGTTCCTGTGGATGTTTTGGCCCAGTTTCAACTCGGCCATTACTGACCATGGAGACGGTCAGCACAGGGCAGTCATCAACACCTACCTGTGCCTAGCCTCCACTGTCCTCACCACAGTGGCCATCTCCAGCCTCTCCCAGAAGACTGGCAAGCTCGACATG GTGCATATCCAGAATTCCACCCTGGCGGGGGGTGTTGCCTTGGGGACAGCGGCTGAGTTTATGATCTCTCCCTACGGCGCTCTGATCGTGGGCTTCCTCTGCGGCATAATCTCTACCATGGGCTACATCTTCATTTCT CCCTTCTTGGAGAAGACACTGAAGATTCAGGACACGTGTGGAGTACACAACCTGCATGCCATGCCTGGGGTGATTGGCGGGATAGTTGGAGCCATCACTGCTGCAGCTGCCAGCGAGTCAGTCTACGGAAAGCAGGG GTTGATCAACACGTTTGACTTCACTGGAGACTTTAAGGACAGAACCGTGTTAACTCAGGGTGGATACCAGGCCGCTGgcatgtgtgtgtccattgttTTTGGGGTTGTAGGCGGAGCTATAGTCG GTTCCATCCTGAAGTTACCCATTTGGGGTGATCCTGCTGATGAGAACTGTTTCGATGATGAGGTGTACTGGGAG CTccctgatgaagaggaggagcatcAGGAGAGCATCCCTCCCATTCTGGAGTACAACAACCACATGATCCACAAGCAGCAAGAGCT